The genomic interval AATAGGAAAAAAAATACTCTTTAAAAAAAAAGAAAATAAAAAATTACTCAATAAAATTATAGAATCAAAAAATTTTTTGATTGATCAATGGGTTATGCCGGATATAATATCTGTTCCTGGAAAAGAAATCATCCCTATATTAGAAAATAAGGGATTTCATATACAATATGAAGGAATAGGAAAAGTGGTGACTCAATCTGTTCAGCCAGGAAAAAAATTGAAAAAAAATCAGATTATATTTTTGAAATTAGAAGAATGAAAAAACTATTAAAAGATGTTTTGAAAAAAGTACATGTATTAAAAATGATAGGAAAAAATACTTCTCAATTTATAGAAGGAATTGCTATGGATTCCAGAATAGTAGAATCCAATATGATTTTTGTAGCTAGAAAAGGAAAAATAACAGATGGACACCAATTTATTATAGATGCTATCCAAAAAGGTGCTAATACTATAATTTGTGAGAGAAGTTCTTTTCCCATTTATAAACATATTACCTATGTACTTGTTCCAAATTCTATAGAAGCCTTAGGAATTGTCTCGTCTAATTTCTATGATGATCCTACAAAAAAAATAAAATTAATAGGAATTACCGGGACAAATGGAAAAACCTCTGTGGCTACGATTCTTCATCAGTTATTTTCTAAAATGGGAGAAAAAAATATTCTTATTTCTACTATAGGTATAAAAATATTATCTAAAAAATATTCTACTACACATACAACTCCAAATATTATTGATATTAATAAATATTTAAATATTTCAATACAAAAAGGATGTAAATACGCTTTTATGGAAGTAACTTCACATGGAATACATCAAAAAAGAATTACAGGGTTATTATTTAGAGGAGGAGTTTTTACTAATATTACACATGATCACTTAGATTATCATAGATCTTTTGATCGTTATTTATCTATTAAAAAACTTTTCTTTGAAAATTTATCGGAAAAAGCTTTTGCTTTAATTAATTCAGATGATGAAAATTCGCATAAAATAATAAAAAAAACTTTAGCTAAAACCTATTTTTATGGGATAAAAAAAAATGCAAATTTTAAAATTCAAATTTTGAAAGAAAACATTGATGGAAATCTATTACTGATTGATGGTCATAAAATTTTTACCCATTTAATAGGAAGATTTAATATTTATAATCTATTAGCTGGTTATGCTACAGCTATTTTATTAGGGAAAAAAAAAGATGATATATTGAAAAATATAAAATATGTTAAACCTATAAAAGGGCGTTTTGAGCAATTTATATCCAATTCAGGGATTCATATTATTGTAGATTACGCACATAATCCAGATGGATTAAAATCTATTTTTAATACTCTTAAAATTATAAAAAAAAATGATGAAAAATTAATTTGTATCATAGGTT from Blattabacterium cuenoti carries:
- a CDS encoding UDP-N-acetylmuramoyl-L-alanyl-D-glutamate--2,6-diaminopimelate ligase, with translation MKKLLKDVLKKVHVLKMIGKNTSQFIEGIAMDSRIVESNMIFVARKGKITDGHQFIIDAIQKGANTIICERSSFPIYKHITYVLVPNSIEALGIVSSNFYDDPTKKIKLIGITGTNGKTSVATILHQLFSKMGEKNILISTIGIKILSKKYSTTHTTPNIIDINKYLNISIQKGCKYAFMEVTSHGIHQKRITGLLFRGGVFTNITHDHLDYHRSFDRYLSIKKLFFENLSEKAFALINSDDENSHKIIKKTLAKTYFYGIKKNANFKIQILKENIDGNLLLIDGHKIFTHLIGRFNIYNLLAGYATAILLGKKKDDILKNIKYVKPIKGRFEQFISNSGIHIIVDYAHNPDGLKSIFNTLKIIKKNDEKLICIIGCGGNRDIKKRSLMGKIVYETCDIPIFTSDNPRNEDMNKIFNDMKNFRSYIKKKSILTFVKRKEAIQAAIRIAKKKDVILIAGKGHETFQEIKGIRYSFNDMKIAQDLLKTYEK